From the genome of Biomphalaria glabrata chromosome 1, xgBioGlab47.1, whole genome shotgun sequence, one region includes:
- the LOC106068563 gene encoding tumor necrosis factor alpha-induced protein 8-like, which yields MAEPGAGFDSRGLGLRAQKKLLGKMSSKKIAMTFIDETTGRVLDNAHKLLKQYKESKKEADKILKYIIKSVVKVGILYKNDQFNRDELSLVDKFKQKFHSLAMTVVSFHQVDFTYDKAFMRKSLEECRQLLQSIIERHLTDKSKTRVDLVFHTFCEPEFLDAVFTNTSYKSLMDAIIDDLNALMDQGNL from the exons A TGGCTGAGCCTGGAGCTGGCTTTGACTCAAGAGGCCTTGGTCTCAGAGCACAGAAGAAACTTCTGGGTAAAATGTCCAGCAAGAAAATAGCCATGACTTTCATAGATGAAACAACTGGAAGAGTGCTAGACAACGCCCATAAACTATTAAAGCAGtacaaagaaagtaaaaaagaagCTGACAAAATACTGAAATACATCATCAAGTCAGTTGTCAAG GTTGGTATCCTGTATAAAAATGACCAGTTCAACAGAGATGAGTTATCTCTTGTAgataaattcaaacaaaaatttcaCTCTCTTGCAATGACAGTAGTCTCTTTCCATCAG GTGGACTTCACATATGATAAAGCTTTTATGCGAAAAAGCCTCGAAGAGTGCAGACAGCTTTTACAGAGCATCATAGAGCGGCACTTAACAGACAAGTCCAAGACTAGAGTTGACCTGGTGTTTCACACATTCTGTGAACCAGAGTTTTTGGACGCTGTATTCACTAATACGTCTTACAAGTCTCTGATGGATGCCATTATTGATGACCTGAATGCTCTCATGGACCAGGGAAATTTATGA
- the LOC106068564 gene encoding uncharacterized protein LOC106068564 → MGSSGNPIKRLLVRRNSNLSPLVIPSSDTSAPVESTTNQEVKSGLLYDKQQVQEEGLELFCNFLYDQTFEKQVTIMISNLSLWGVSQGYRHSSWAKNGENLKAVCNKFACSKKRIQVLNESLEFDLNMRKDQYMERLEHFTDTENITAERIVFIFFFCSDVILRCSEINRDIFRQYFEWTNEFLTHSISVWIYEHGGWGTVFPEPVNILARLIGFASIYKRENQIAT, encoded by the exons ATGGGCTCAAGTGGCAATCCTATCAAGAGATTGCTTGTCCGTAGAAACTCAAATTTAAGTCCACTAGTTATTCCTTCCAGTGATACATCAGCTCCAGTTGAATCTACTACAAATCAGGAAGTTAAATCTGGTCTTTTGTATGATAAGCAACAAGTGCAAGAAGAGGGCCTAGAGCTGTTCTGTAATTTTCTATATGATCAGACTTTTGAAAAGCAAGTAACCATAATGATTTCAAATCTCAGTTTATG GGGAGTCTCACAAGGTTACAGACATAGTAGCTGGGCCAAGAATGGGGAAAATCTGAAGGCTGTATGCAATAAATTTGCTTGTTCGAAAAAACGAATTCAAGTGTTAAATGAATCACTTGAG tttGACTTGAACATGAGGAAAGACCAGTATATGGAACGACTTGAACATTTCACAGACACAGAAAATATAACAGCAGAAAGAAtagtgtttatattttttttctgttctgatGTAATCCTAAGATGTAGTGAAATTAACAGGGACATTTTTAGGCAATACTTTGAGTGGACTAATGAATTCCTGACACATTCAATCAGTGTTTGGATATATGAACATGGTGGATGG GGTACCGTTTTTCCAGAGCCTGTCAACATTTTAGCAAGACTAATTGGCTTTGCATCA ATCTACAAAAGAGAAAATCAAATAGCCACATAG